From a region of the Canis lupus dingo isolate Sandy chromosome 5, ASM325472v2, whole genome shotgun sequence genome:
- the NEURL4 gene encoding neuralized-like protein 4 isoform X6 encodes MAAGSGGSGGSGGGPGPGPGGGGGPGGSGAGPGSGGELHPRTGRLVSLSACGRTARRQQPGQEFNHGLVLSREPLRDGRVFTVRIDRKVNSWSGSIEIGVTALDPSVLDFPSSATGLKGGSWVVSGCSVLRDGRSVLEEYGQDLDQLGEGDRVGVERTVAGELRLWVNGRDCGVAATGLPARVWAVVDLYGKCTQITVLPPEPGFSPPAPIPTPPLEPSAPPEDSTLTEQATSGDEAFMVSPAQPRPETFPNSLESHNDFASMELSEVVGNAILSAYNGGLLNVNLSSPPAGEGLGSGGAATSPILTSNDALLFHEKCGTLIKLSNNNKTAERRRPLDEFNNGVVMTNRPLRDNEMFEIRIDKLVDKWSGSIEIGVTTHNPNNLEYPATMTNLQSGTIMMSGCGILTNGKGTRREYCEFSLDELQEGDHIGLTRKSNSALHFFINGIDQGVATPLTPPVVYGVVDLYGMAVKVTIVHNNNHSDRLRRNNAILRALSPEGALRRATPATQAEPERLLFHPNCGQKAAITHEGRTALRPHATDDFNHGVVLSSRALRDGEVFQVRIDKMVDKWAGSIEIGVTTHNPAYLQLPSTMTNLRSGTWMMTGNGVMHNGTTILDEYGHNLDRLKAGDTVGVVRREDGTLHFFVNGMTQGPAAWNVPPGVYAVVDLYGQAAQATIVDDVEVPPAPEPLSEGNNQVSPSSPSSGAGGSDLRFHQLHGSNAVITNGGRTALRHNCRSEFNDAIVISNRALRDGELFEIVIQKMVDRWSGSIEAGVTAIRPEDLEFPNTMTDIDYDTWMLSGTAIMQDGNTMRNNYGCDLDALGTGARIGMMRTAKGDLHYFINGQDQGAACSGLPPGKEVYAVVDLYGQCVQVSITNATGPMDNSLATSNTATEKSFPLHSPAAGVAHRFHSTCGKNVALEEDGTRAVRAVGYAHGLVFSTKELKTEEVFEVKVEELDEKWAGSLRLGLTTLAPGEMGPGAGGGPGLPPSLPELRTKTTWMVSSCEVRRDGQLQRMNYGRSLERLGVGSRVGIRRGADDTMHILVDGEDMGPAATGIAKNVWAVLDLYGPVRSVSVVSSTRLEEPEGTQPPSPSSDTGSEAEEDDDGEEHSLRGQSQVAMMSTSLEFLENHGKNILLSNGNRTATRVASYNQGIVVINQPLVPQLLVQVRIDFLNRQWTSSLVLGVITCPPERLNFPASACALKRAAWLLRGRGIFHNGLKICEKFGPNLDTCPEGTILGLRLDSSGGLHLHVNGMDQGVAVSDVPQPCHALVDLYGQCEQVTIVSPEPGAASGKSAGTQGDMEKADMVDGIKESVCWGPLPAASPLKSCEYHALCSRFQELLLLPEDYFMPPPKRSLCYCESCRKLRGDEAHRRRGEPPREYALPFGWCRFNLRVNPRLEAGTMTKKWHMAYHGSNVAAIRRVLDRGELGAGTASILSCRPLKGKPGVGFEEPGENCAPPREEQPPSVLLSPSLQYAGAETLASKVQFRDPKSQRTHQAQVAFQVCVRPGSYTPGPPSATLREPPDPHFSPAELEWITKEKGATLLYALLVRVE; translated from the exons ATGGCGGCGGGGTCGGGTGGGAGCGGGGGCTCCGGGGGTGGCCCCGGGCCGGggcctggcgggggtgggggccccgGCGGGAGCGGCGCAGGGCCGGGGTCCGGCGGGGAGTTGCACCCCCGCACCGGGCGCCTGGTGAGCCTGTCGGCCTGCGGGCGTACCGCGCGGCGGCAGCAGCCGGGCCAGGAGTTTAACCACGGGCTGGTGTTGAGCCGGGAGCCCTTGCGCGATGGACGCGTCTTCACCGTCCGCATCGACCGCAAG GTCAACTCCTGGAGTGGCTCCATTGAGATTGGGGTGACGGCCCTAGACCCCAGTGTTCTGGACTTCCCAAGCAGCGCCACAGGGCTGAAGGGGGGCTCATGGGTAGTGTCAGGCTGCTCGGTGTTGAGGGATGGACGCTCTGTGCTGGAGGAGTATGGTCAGGACCTGGACCAGCTTGGTGAAGGGGACCGTGTGGGCGTGGAGCGCACAGTTGCTGGGGAGCTGCGGCTCTGGGTGAATGGGCGGGACTGTGGTGTTGCCGCCACGGGCCTCCCCGCCCGGGTCTGGGCCGTGGTGGACCTTTACGGCAAGTGCACCCAGATCACCGTGCTGCCCCCCGAGCCAGGTTTCAGCCCCCCTGCTCCCATCCCCACACCTCCCCTCGAGCCCTCTGCACCCCCTGAAGATTCCACCTTGACTGAACAGGCGACCTCTGGGGATGAAG CCTTCATGGTGTCCCCAGCGCAGCCCCGGCCGGAGACGTTTCCTAACAGCCTTGAGTCGCATAATG ACTTTGCCAGCATGGAGCTCTCTGAGGTGGTGGGCAACGCCATCCTTTCTGCCTACAACGGGGGGCTCCTAAATGTGAACCTGAGCTCCCCACCGGCAGGGGAAGGACTGGGGTCTGGCGGGGCTGCCACCTCGCCCATCCTCACCTCCAACGACGCCCTGCTCTTTCACGAGAAGTGTGGGACTCTCATCAAACTCAGCAACAACAATAAGACAGCTGAGCGCCGCCGGCCCCTGGACGAATTCAACAACGGGGTTGTCATGACCAACCGCCCTCTCCGGGACAATGAGATGTTTGAG ATCCGCATTGACAAGCTCGTAGACAAGTGGTCGGGCTCCATTGAGATTGGTGTCACCACCCACAACCCCAACAACCTGGAGTACCCTGCCACCATGACCAATTTACAGTCAG GCACCATCATGATGAGCGGCTGTGGGATCCTGACCAATGGCAAGGGCACCCGCCGGGAGTACTGTGAATTCAGCCTGGATGAGCTGCAG GAGGGCGACCACATTGGTCTCACAAGGAAGTCCAACTCAGCCCTGCACTTCTTTATCAATGGCATTGATCAGG GCGTGGCTACCCCACTGACACCCCCAGTGGTGTACGGCGTGGTGGACTTGTACGGGATGGCTGTGAAGGTGACCATCGTCCACAATAACAACCACAGCGACCGGCTGCGTCGAAACAATGCCATCCTGCGGGCACTGTCCCCCGAGGGCGCCCTGCGTCGCGCCACTCCTGCCACCCAGGCAGAGCCCGAGCGCCTGCTCTTCCACCCTAACTGCGGGCAGAAGGCAGCTATCACCCACGAGGGACGCACTGCCCTGAGGCCCCA TGCCACAGATGACTTCAACCATGGCGTGGTGCTGAGTAGCAGAGCCCTGCGGGACGGAGAGGTGTTTCAGGTGCGCATCGACAAGATGGTGGACAAGTGGGCTGGCTCCATTGAGATTGGTGTCACCACCCACAACCCTGCCTACCTCCAGTTGCCCTCCACCATGACCAACTTGCGCTCTG GGACCTGGATGATGACCGGGAATGGGGTGATGCACAACGGAACGACCATTTTGGACGAGTATGGGCACAATCTGGACCGCCTCAAG GCAGGGGACACTGTGGGCGTGGTGCGGCGGGAGGACGGGACCCTGCACTTCTTCGTCAACGGGATGACCCAGGGCCCTGCGGCCTGGAATGTGCCCCCTGGCGTCTACGCTGTTGTGGACCTCTATGGCCAGGCAGCCCAAGCTACCATTGTGGATGACGTGG AGGTGCCCCCGGCCCCTGAGCCCCTCTCTGAAGGGAACAACCAGGTGTCTCCCAGCTCCCCATCATCAGGGGCCGGGGGCTCTGACCTGCGCTTCCATCAGCTGCACGGCAGTAATGCAGTCATCACCAACGGGGGCCGCACCGCACTCCGGCACAACTGCCGCAGCGAGTTCAATGACGCCATCGTCATCTCCAACCG GGCCCTGCGGGACGGAGAGCTGTTTGAAATCGTTATTCAGAAGATGGTGGACCGCTGGTCAGGCTCCATTGAGGCTG GAGTGACTGCCATTCGGCCGGAAGACCTCGAATTCCCCAACACCATGACAGACATTGACTACGACACATGGATGCTGAG TGGCACGGCCATCATGCAAGACGGGAACACGATGCGCAACAACTACGGGTGTGACCTGGACGCCCTGGGCACGGGTGCACGCATCGGCATGATGCGAACAGCCAAGGGTGACCTGCACTACTTCATCAACGGCCAGGACCAAGGCGCCGCCTGCTCAGGCTTGCCTCCGGGTAAAG AGGTGTACGCAGTAGTGGATCTTTACGGCCAGTGTGTCCAAGTGTCCATCACCAATGCCACCGGCCCCATGGACAACAGCTTGGCAACCAGCAACACTGCCACCGAGAAATCCTTCCCTTTGCACTCCCCAG CGGCTGGCGTGGCTCACCGATTCCACAGTACTTGCGGCAAGAATGTGGCCCTGGAGGAGGATGGCACAAGGGCGGTACGTGCGGTGGGCTATGCGCATGGCCTGGTCTTCAGCACCAAGGAACTCAAGACGGAGGAAGTATTTGAG GTGAAAGTAGAGGAACTGGATGAGAAGTGGGCGGGCTCCCTCCGGCTGGGGCTGACCACACTAGCGCCCGGGGAGATGGGGCCTGGCGCAggtgggggcccagggctgcctccctccctcccggagCTCCGGACAAAGACCACCTGGATGGTGTCCAGCTGTGAAGTGAGGCGTGACGGGCAGCTCCAGAGGATGAACTACGGCCGGAGCCTGGAGAGGCTGGGG GTGGGGAGCCGCGTGGGCATTCGTCGGGGCGCAGATGACACGATGCACATCCTGGTGGATGGAGAGGACATGGGGCCCGCAGCTACCGGCATTGCCAAG AATGTGTGGGCCGTGCTGGATCTCTACGGGCCGGTACGGAGTGTGTCTGTGGTCAGCTCCACAAGGCTGGAGGAGCCCGAGGGCACCCAGCCTCCATCTCCCAGCTCGGACACGGGCAGCGAGGCCGAGGAAGATGACGATGGGGAGGAGCACAGCTTGAGA GGTCAGAGTCAAGTGGCCATGATGTCGACGTCACTGGAGTTCCTGGAGAACCATGGGAAGAATATCCTTTTGTCCAACGGGAACCGTACGGCCACACGCGTAGCCAGCTACAACCAGGGCATCGTTGTCATCAACCAGCCCCTGGTGCCCCAGCTCCTAGTCCAG GTGCGGATAGACTTCCTGAACCGGCAGTGGACATCTTCCCTGGTCCTGGGAGTCATCACCTGCCCGCCTGAGAGGCTCAACTTCCCTGCTTCTGCCTGCGCCCTCAAACGGGCAGCCTGGCTGCTGCGGGGCCGGGGCATCTTCCACAATGGTCTCAAG ATTTGTGAGAAGTTTGGGCCAAATCTGGACACGTGTCCTGAAGGCACCATCCTGGGGCTGCGGCTAGACAGCTCTGGGGGCCTGCATCTCCACGTCAATGGGATGGACCAGGGGGTGGCGGTATCAGATGTCCCCCAGCCCTGCCATGCGCTTGTGGACCTCTATGGGCAGTGTGAGCAG GTGACAATCGTGAGTCCTGAACCAGGGGCAGCCAGTGGGAAGAGTGCTGGAACCCAAGGGGACATGGAGAAAGCGGACATGGTGGATG GTATCAAGGAAAGTGTGTGCTGGGGCCCCCTGCCAGCTGCCAGCCCTCTCAAGAGCTGCGAGTACCACGCCCTCTGCTCCCGCTTCCAAGAACTGCTGTTGCTTCCTG AGGACTATTTCATGCCTCCACCCAAGCGGAGCCTGTGCTACTGTGAGTCTTGCCGGAAGCTTCGAGGTGACGAGGCCCACAGGCGCCGTGGGGAGCCCCCCCGGGAATACGCGCTGCCCTTCGGCTGGTGCAGGTTCAATCTCAG GGTGAATCCCCGCCTGGAAGCTGGAACGATGACTAAGAAGTGGCACATGGCATATCACGGGAGCAACGTGGCAGCCATCCGGAGGGTGCTAGACCGAGGAGAGCTGGGAGCAG GCACCGCCTCCATCCTGAGCTGCCGGCCCTTGAAAGGCAAGCCTGGGGTGGGGTTTGAGGAGCCTGGCGAGAACTGCGCCCCACCCCGGGAGGAGCAGCCCCCTTCCGTCTTGctgtccccctccctccagtATGCTGGGGCCGAGACCCTAGCGTCCAAAGTGCA ATTCCGGGATCCCAAGTCCCAGCGAACGCACCAGGCCCAGGTGGCGTTCCAGGTGTGCGTGCGCCCGGGCTCCTACACCCCCGGACCCCCTTCGGCCACCCTCCGAGAACCTCCCGACCCTCACTTCAGCCCCGCAGAACTCGAGTGGATAACCAAGGAGAAGGGGGCCACACTCCTCTATGCCCTGCTGGTGCGGGTGGAGTGA
- the NEURL4 gene encoding neuralized-like protein 4 isoform X10, with amino-acid sequence MVSGEVKRWRDVGDVVGAQERSRGRTGRWRISWGEEVNSWSGSIEIGVTALDPSVLDFPSSATGLKGGSWVVSGCSVLRDGRSVLEEYGQDLDQLGEGDRVGVERTVAGELRLWVNGRDCGVAATGLPARVWAVVDLYGKCTQITVLPPEPGFSPPAPIPTPPLEPSAPPEDSTLTEQATSGDEAFMVSPAQPRPETFPNSLESHNDFASMELSEVVGNAILSAYNGGLLNVNLSSPPAGEGLGSGGAATSPILTSNDALLFHEKCGTLIKLSNNNKTAERRRPLDEFNNGVVMTNRPLRDNEMFEIRIDKLVDKWSGSIEIGVTTHNPNNLEYPATMTNLQSGTIMMSGCGILTNGKGTRREYCEFSLDELQEGDHIGLTRKSNSALHFFINGIDQGVATPLTPPVVYGVVDLYGMAVKVTIVHNNNHSDRLRRNNAILRALSPEGALRRATPATQAEPERLLFHPNCGQKAAITHEGRTALRPQYGPCATDDFNHGVVLSSRALRDGEVFQVRIDKMVDKWAGSIEIGVTTHNPAYLQLPSTMTNLRSGTWMMTGNGVMHNGTTILDEYGHNLDRLKVGEQAGDTVGVVRREDGTLHFFVNGMTQGPAAWNVPPGVYAVVDLYGQAAQATIVDDVEVPPAPEPLSEGNNQVSPSSPSSGAGGSDLRFHQLHGSNAVITNGGRTALRHNCRSEFNDAIVISNRALRDGELFEIVIQKMVDRWSGSIEAGVTAIRPEDLEFPNTMTDIDYDTWMLSGTAIMQDGNTMRNNYGCDLDALGTGARIGMMRTAKGDLHYFINGQDQGAACSGLPPGKEVYAVVDLYGQCVQVSITNATGPMDNSLATSNTATEKSFPLHSPAAGVAHRFHSTCGKNVALEEDGTRAVRAVGYAHGLVFSTKELKTEEVFEVKVEELDEKWAGSLRLGLTTLAPGEMGPGAGGGPGLPPSLPELRTKTTWMVSSCEVRRDGQLQRMNYGRSLERLGVGSRVGIRRGADDTMHILVDGEDMGPAATGIAKNVWAVLDLYGPVRSVSVVSSTRLEEPEGTQPPSPSSDTGSEAEEDDDGEEHSLRGQSQVAMMSTSLEFLENHGKNILLSNGNRTATRVASYNQGIVVINQPLVPQLLVQVRIDFLNRQWTSSLVLGVITCPPERLNFPASACALKRAAWLLRGRGIFHNGLKICEKFGPNLDTCPEGTILGLRLDSSGGLHLHVNGMDQGVAVSDVPQPCHALVDLYGQCEQVTIVSPEPGAASGKSAGTQGDMEKADMVDGIKESVCWGPLPAASPLKSCEYHALCSRFQELLLLPEDYFMPPPKRSLCYCESCRKLRGGSQEGAWKKPQNLYWSRGGSLSSLPGLHPRVNPRLEAGTMTKKWHMAYHGSNVAAIRRVLDRGELGAGTASILSCRPLKGKPGVGFEEPGENCAPPREEQPPSVLLSPSLQYAGAETLASKVQFRDPKSQRTHQAQVAFQVCVRPGSYTPGPPSATLREPPDPHFSPAELEWITKEKGATLLYALLVRVE; translated from the exons ATGGTTTCTGGGGAGGTGAAAAGATGGAGGGATGTCGGGGATGTGGTAGGAGCGCAGGAGAGAAGCCGGGGAAGGACCGGCCGTTGGAGGATCAGCTGGGGCGAAGAG GTCAACTCCTGGAGTGGCTCCATTGAGATTGGGGTGACGGCCCTAGACCCCAGTGTTCTGGACTTCCCAAGCAGCGCCACAGGGCTGAAGGGGGGCTCATGGGTAGTGTCAGGCTGCTCGGTGTTGAGGGATGGACGCTCTGTGCTGGAGGAGTATGGTCAGGACCTGGACCAGCTTGGTGAAGGGGACCGTGTGGGCGTGGAGCGCACAGTTGCTGGGGAGCTGCGGCTCTGGGTGAATGGGCGGGACTGTGGTGTTGCCGCCACGGGCCTCCCCGCCCGGGTCTGGGCCGTGGTGGACCTTTACGGCAAGTGCACCCAGATCACCGTGCTGCCCCCCGAGCCAGGTTTCAGCCCCCCTGCTCCCATCCCCACACCTCCCCTCGAGCCCTCTGCACCCCCTGAAGATTCCACCTTGACTGAACAGGCGACCTCTGGGGATGAAG CCTTCATGGTGTCCCCAGCGCAGCCCCGGCCGGAGACGTTTCCTAACAGCCTTGAGTCGCATAATG ACTTTGCCAGCATGGAGCTCTCTGAGGTGGTGGGCAACGCCATCCTTTCTGCCTACAACGGGGGGCTCCTAAATGTGAACCTGAGCTCCCCACCGGCAGGGGAAGGACTGGGGTCTGGCGGGGCTGCCACCTCGCCCATCCTCACCTCCAACGACGCCCTGCTCTTTCACGAGAAGTGTGGGACTCTCATCAAACTCAGCAACAACAATAAGACAGCTGAGCGCCGCCGGCCCCTGGACGAATTCAACAACGGGGTTGTCATGACCAACCGCCCTCTCCGGGACAATGAGATGTTTGAG ATCCGCATTGACAAGCTCGTAGACAAGTGGTCGGGCTCCATTGAGATTGGTGTCACCACCCACAACCCCAACAACCTGGAGTACCCTGCCACCATGACCAATTTACAGTCAG GCACCATCATGATGAGCGGCTGTGGGATCCTGACCAATGGCAAGGGCACCCGCCGGGAGTACTGTGAATTCAGCCTGGATGAGCTGCAG GAGGGCGACCACATTGGTCTCACAAGGAAGTCCAACTCAGCCCTGCACTTCTTTATCAATGGCATTGATCAGG GCGTGGCTACCCCACTGACACCCCCAGTGGTGTACGGCGTGGTGGACTTGTACGGGATGGCTGTGAAGGTGACCATCGTCCACAATAACAACCACAGCGACCGGCTGCGTCGAAACAATGCCATCCTGCGGGCACTGTCCCCCGAGGGCGCCCTGCGTCGCGCCACTCCTGCCACCCAGGCAGAGCCCGAGCGCCTGCTCTTCCACCCTAACTGCGGGCAGAAGGCAGCTATCACCCACGAGGGACGCACTGCCCTGAGGCCCCAGTATGGCCCATG TGCCACAGATGACTTCAACCATGGCGTGGTGCTGAGTAGCAGAGCCCTGCGGGACGGAGAGGTGTTTCAGGTGCGCATCGACAAGATGGTGGACAAGTGGGCTGGCTCCATTGAGATTGGTGTCACCACCCACAACCCTGCCTACCTCCAGTTGCCCTCCACCATGACCAACTTGCGCTCTG GGACCTGGATGATGACCGGGAATGGGGTGATGCACAACGGAACGACCATTTTGGACGAGTATGGGCACAATCTGGACCGCCTCAAGGTGGGGGAGCAG GCAGGGGACACTGTGGGCGTGGTGCGGCGGGAGGACGGGACCCTGCACTTCTTCGTCAACGGGATGACCCAGGGCCCTGCGGCCTGGAATGTGCCCCCTGGCGTCTACGCTGTTGTGGACCTCTATGGCCAGGCAGCCCAAGCTACCATTGTGGATGACGTGG AGGTGCCCCCGGCCCCTGAGCCCCTCTCTGAAGGGAACAACCAGGTGTCTCCCAGCTCCCCATCATCAGGGGCCGGGGGCTCTGACCTGCGCTTCCATCAGCTGCACGGCAGTAATGCAGTCATCACCAACGGGGGCCGCACCGCACTCCGGCACAACTGCCGCAGCGAGTTCAATGACGCCATCGTCATCTCCAACCG GGCCCTGCGGGACGGAGAGCTGTTTGAAATCGTTATTCAGAAGATGGTGGACCGCTGGTCAGGCTCCATTGAGGCTG GAGTGACTGCCATTCGGCCGGAAGACCTCGAATTCCCCAACACCATGACAGACATTGACTACGACACATGGATGCTGAG TGGCACGGCCATCATGCAAGACGGGAACACGATGCGCAACAACTACGGGTGTGACCTGGACGCCCTGGGCACGGGTGCACGCATCGGCATGATGCGAACAGCCAAGGGTGACCTGCACTACTTCATCAACGGCCAGGACCAAGGCGCCGCCTGCTCAGGCTTGCCTCCGGGTAAAG AGGTGTACGCAGTAGTGGATCTTTACGGCCAGTGTGTCCAAGTGTCCATCACCAATGCCACCGGCCCCATGGACAACAGCTTGGCAACCAGCAACACTGCCACCGAGAAATCCTTCCCTTTGCACTCCCCAG CGGCTGGCGTGGCTCACCGATTCCACAGTACTTGCGGCAAGAATGTGGCCCTGGAGGAGGATGGCACAAGGGCGGTACGTGCGGTGGGCTATGCGCATGGCCTGGTCTTCAGCACCAAGGAACTCAAGACGGAGGAAGTATTTGAG GTGAAAGTAGAGGAACTGGATGAGAAGTGGGCGGGCTCCCTCCGGCTGGGGCTGACCACACTAGCGCCCGGGGAGATGGGGCCTGGCGCAggtgggggcccagggctgcctccctccctcccggagCTCCGGACAAAGACCACCTGGATGGTGTCCAGCTGTGAAGTGAGGCGTGACGGGCAGCTCCAGAGGATGAACTACGGCCGGAGCCTGGAGAGGCTGGGG GTGGGGAGCCGCGTGGGCATTCGTCGGGGCGCAGATGACACGATGCACATCCTGGTGGATGGAGAGGACATGGGGCCCGCAGCTACCGGCATTGCCAAG AATGTGTGGGCCGTGCTGGATCTCTACGGGCCGGTACGGAGTGTGTCTGTGGTCAGCTCCACAAGGCTGGAGGAGCCCGAGGGCACCCAGCCTCCATCTCCCAGCTCGGACACGGGCAGCGAGGCCGAGGAAGATGACGATGGGGAGGAGCACAGCTTGAGA GGTCAGAGTCAAGTGGCCATGATGTCGACGTCACTGGAGTTCCTGGAGAACCATGGGAAGAATATCCTTTTGTCCAACGGGAACCGTACGGCCACACGCGTAGCCAGCTACAACCAGGGCATCGTTGTCATCAACCAGCCCCTGGTGCCCCAGCTCCTAGTCCAG GTGCGGATAGACTTCCTGAACCGGCAGTGGACATCTTCCCTGGTCCTGGGAGTCATCACCTGCCCGCCTGAGAGGCTCAACTTCCCTGCTTCTGCCTGCGCCCTCAAACGGGCAGCCTGGCTGCTGCGGGGCCGGGGCATCTTCCACAATGGTCTCAAG ATTTGTGAGAAGTTTGGGCCAAATCTGGACACGTGTCCTGAAGGCACCATCCTGGGGCTGCGGCTAGACAGCTCTGGGGGCCTGCATCTCCACGTCAATGGGATGGACCAGGGGGTGGCGGTATCAGATGTCCCCCAGCCCTGCCATGCGCTTGTGGACCTCTATGGGCAGTGTGAGCAG GTGACAATCGTGAGTCCTGAACCAGGGGCAGCCAGTGGGAAGAGTGCTGGAACCCAAGGGGACATGGAGAAAGCGGACATGGTGGATG GTATCAAGGAAAGTGTGTGCTGGGGCCCCCTGCCAGCTGCCAGCCCTCTCAAGAGCTGCGAGTACCACGCCCTCTGCTCCCGCTTCCAAGAACTGCTGTTGCTTCCTG AGGACTATTTCATGCCTCCACCCAAGCGGAGCCTGTGCTACTGTGAGTCTTGCCGGAAGCTTCGAG GAGGCTCCCAAGAGGGTGCGTGGAAGAAGCCACAGAACCTTTACTGGTCGAGGGGAGGATCTTTGTCCAGTCTGCCCGGTCTACACCCTAGGGTGAATCCCCGCCTGGAAGCTGGAACGATGACTAAGAAGTGGCACATGGCATATCACGGGAGCAACGTGGCAGCCATCCGGAGGGTGCTAGACCGAGGAGAGCTGGGAGCAG GCACCGCCTCCATCCTGAGCTGCCGGCCCTTGAAAGGCAAGCCTGGGGTGGGGTTTGAGGAGCCTGGCGAGAACTGCGCCCCACCCCGGGAGGAGCAGCCCCCTTCCGTCTTGctgtccccctccctccagtATGCTGGGGCCGAGACCCTAGCGTCCAAAGTGCA ATTCCGGGATCCCAAGTCCCAGCGAACGCACCAGGCCCAGGTGGCGTTCCAGGTGTGCGTGCGCCCGGGCTCCTACACCCCCGGACCCCCTTCGGCCACCCTCCGAGAACCTCCCGACCCTCACTTCAGCCCCGCAGAACTCGAGTGGATAACCAAGGAGAAGGGGGCCACACTCCTCTATGCCCTGCTGGTGCGGGTGGAGTGA